In Armatimonadota bacterium, the sequence TTCGGGGGGCTGGAGCGCGTGACGCTCACCGAACCGCCGGATTACGCCCCGTTTGTGGCTATGATGAAGGCGGCGACGCTCATCATCACGGACAGCGGCGGCGTGCAGGAAGAAGCGCCCAGCCTCGGCAAGCCCGTGCTTGTGGTCCGGCGGACCACGGAGCGCCCGGAGGGCGTGACGGCCGGCACGGTAAAGCTGGTCGGTGTGGAACGCGCCGACGTCCGCGATGCCGCATTGAAGCTGCTGACGGACAACACGGCGTACGCGCAGATGAGCCAGGCGCGCAACCCTTACGGTGACGGCCACGCTGCCGAGCGCATCCGCGAGGCGTTGTTCCGACATTTCGGCCTGGAGACCTAGCATGGGCAATCCGCGGCAGCGGCGCGACACGAAGAGACCCCGCGCCTGCAAGCGACCGGCGCCTGCGCTGGATCTTGACAGGCATCGGAAGCCGGGCGCATTCACGTCGGAGCATCGCCTGCCGAAATCGCGTGACGTTTTCTCCCTTATCTGGGGCGTCCTCATTCGGTTTCTGGTGATCGGCAGCCTGGGCTATCTGGCCTACCACGCGCGCTTCGTGTGGGTTACCGTTCTGGTATCCAGCCTCCTTGCGTTGGTGATGTACCCCGCGGTGGCCCATCTTTCGAGGCCCCCCCTGTGGGGCCTCACCAAACCCGCGCGGCGAACGGTCGCTGCACTGGTCCTCTTCGTCTTTCTGGGTCTCGCGCTTTACTGGTCGTATCGTTTGCTGGTTGCGCCGTTCCTTTCGGACACGGCCGGCATGTACGGCGCGGTCCAACGGGGCGTGATGAGGTCGAAGGGTTGGGTGGACGCGGCCCGGGAAGTGTACTACCGCCTTCCGCAGGGCGCACAGGATGCCATCCGCCAACTGGACATCAGCAATATCACCAACAACGTTCCGCGCTTTCTGACGGGAGTGGTTGAGACGAGCGCGCAGTGGGTCGTGGTGATCATCGACCTGCTGCTGATCCCGGTCCTGGCGTTTTACTTCATCCTCGAATCCCGGGGTTTGAAGCGGGAGTTCGTGAGCCTTGTGCCGCGTAAATGGCGACGGGACGCCCTGGCCATCATGCGGTCTTCCGCGCACATCCTGCGGAATTACACCGTGGCGAACATGATCCTTTGCGTCATCGCGGGAGTCGTGGTCTACATCGGGTTGCGGCTGCTGCAGGTGCCGTTCGCGCTGAGCCTGGCCGTCCTCGCGGGCCTGACGCGGTTCGTACCCGTTATCGGGCCGCTTCTGGGCGGAATTCCGATCATTCTCATTGCGTTGACGCAAGGGGTGAGTGTGGGTCTCGCCACGCTGGCATTCTTCACCGTGATGCACCTGGTGGAGAGCAAGATCCTGTTGCCGAAACTCATCGGTGAGCGGCTTCAGATGCACGGCGCCTCAGTGCTGATCGCTCTGCTGTTGGGCGGCCAGTTCGGCGGGATCATCGGCGTGTTCATCGCCGCGCCCGTTGCGGCCCTGCTGAAGGTGCTGTTGCGAACCTATCTGCTGCGGTCGCGCCGGTACGTTCAGGACTAGGCGCCGGGTGATAGGTGTCGGGCGGCAGTTGACTGGTGAGAAGTGCCTGAATGTTGGTTCCCGACCATGAATCCGTCTCGGGGGCTCACTTGCCATTTCCGGCGCCCGCCCTCCAACTTTCTATAAGCACACGGCTTTTGGGCGGCCAGATCGGGCCGCCTTTTCGCAAATCAAGGAAGGGTACATTTGAGCATACTGCAAGCCATCGTCCTGGGGATCATCCAGGGCCTCACGGAGTTTCTGCCGATCTCCAGCACCGCCCACCTGGTCATCGTGCCGTGGTTCCTCCACTGGCCCGACCCCAGCAAGGCATTCGACATCGCGCTGCACATCGGAACGCTGCTAGCACTCCTCATCTACTTCTGGAAAGACCTGGTGGAAGTCCTGCGCGCGAAGGACAAGCGGATGGTCTGGCTTATCGTCGCCGGCTGCGTCCCACTCCCCCTCGCGCAGATCGCTGAAAAGAAAGCCGGGGCGTTCAGCGACCCGCACGTCACTCCATGGGCGCCGCTGCTCATTGCCGGATGCCTCATAGGTTTCGCCGTGCTGCTGAAGATATCGGACACCGTCGGACGCAAGAAGCGGGAAGCCGAGAAGATGAGCATCGCGGACGCCATCTTCGTAGGGGTTGGCCAGGTCATCGCGGCCGTCTTCCCCGGCGCGTCACGTTCGGGCACGACCATGACTTTCGCGCTCTTCACCGGCCTCACCCGGGAGGCGGCGGTTCGCTTCTCATTCCTGCTCAGCGTTCCGACGATTGCCGCGGTCGCGCTGTACTCCACGGTCAAGCACCATCACGAGTTGGCGTCGGCTCCGGGCGGAGTGACTCCTCTTCTGGCCGGAATAGTAGCCAGCGCCATCGTGGGTTACCTTGCCATCGCCTTCCTGATGGACTACGTGAAGCGGAAGAGCATGGACGTGTTCTTCTGGTACCGCATCGTGGCCGGCCTCGCCATCATCGCGGCCTGGTACGCCTACCGGGCATAGGGCGCGCGCCCCAAAAACGGGAACCGGCCGCCGTGGCGATCGCCGCGGCGGCCGGCAGCCCTCTTATCGGCGGAAACCCGCCGCAAGTCGGGCCTGTTTCAGCGAAGGATGCCCTCCGCAATGAATAGGTCCTTCATAGCGTTAGACCCCCTTTCCCAGACGCGTTAGCCCGCGCCTGCACCCATGTATCGCGCGGGAAGCGGAGGGCGCTAAACGGGAGGGACAGTAGACAGTAGGCTGACTCCCATTTCCTGCCTTCTGCCTTCTGCCTCCTGCCTTCCAGCTACAACTCGTGCTCTATGGCCGCGATCACGTCCGGTTCCGTGGGTTTATGGCCGGCCTTGAATCTGGCGACCACCTGGCCCTGGCGGTTCACGAGGAACTTGGCGAAATTCCAGTCGATGTCGCCGCCGAACTGGGGATCTGTGGTCTTGTCTGTGAGGAACTTATACAGCGGGTCCTGGTCTTTCCCCTTTACGCTGATCTTGCTGAACATCGGGAAGGTGACGCCGTAGTTTTTGGTGCAGAACTCCCGAATCTGCGCATCATTGCCCGGCTCCTGGCTGAGAAAGTTGTTCGCGGGAAATCCAAGAATCACGAAGCCGCGATCCTTGTACTTGTTGTAGACTTCCTCCAGGCCGGCGTACTGAGGCGTGTTTCCGCACTTGCTGGCAGTGTTGACGATCATCAACACCTTGCCCCGGTAATCCGCCAGGTTTACCGGCTTTCCATCCAGCGATTTCATCGTCCGATTCAACAATGGGGTCACGACGCGTGTCTCCTTGCGCGGCCCGGCAAACGCGGCCCCGGCCAGCGCGGTGGCTATCAATAACGCCGAAGCTCGGCGGACTGCAGGCTGTATCTTCATACGTGTGCTCCTTTCAAAGGGCTAC encodes:
- a CDS encoding AI-2E family transporter; amino-acid sequence: MGNPRQRRDTKRPRACKRPAPALDLDRHRKPGAFTSEHRLPKSRDVFSLIWGVLIRFLVIGSLGYLAYHARFVWVTVLVSSLLALVMYPAVAHLSRPPLWGLTKPARRTVAALVLFVFLGLALYWSYRLLVAPFLSDTAGMYGAVQRGVMRSKGWVDAAREVYYRLPQGAQDAIRQLDISNITNNVPRFLTGVVETSAQWVVVIIDLLLIPVLAFYFILESRGLKREFVSLVPRKWRRDALAIMRSSAHILRNYTVANMILCVIAGVVVYIGLRLLQVPFALSLAVLAGLTRFVPVIGPLLGGIPIILIALTQGVSVGLATLAFFTVMHLVESKILLPKLIGERLQMHGASVLIALLLGGQFGGIIGVFIAAPVAALLKVLLRTYLLRSRRYVQD
- a CDS encoding undecaprenyl-diphosphate phosphatase, which codes for MSILQAIVLGIIQGLTEFLPISSTAHLVIVPWFLHWPDPSKAFDIALHIGTLLALLIYFWKDLVEVLRAKDKRMVWLIVAGCVPLPLAQIAEKKAGAFSDPHVTPWAPLLIAGCLIGFAVLLKISDTVGRKKREAEKMSIADAIFVGVGQVIAAVFPGASRSGTTMTFALFTGLTREAAVRFSFLLSVPTIAAVALYSTVKHHHELASAPGGVTPLLAGIVASAIVGYLAIAFLMDYVKRKSMDVFFWYRIVAGLAIIAAWYAYRA
- a CDS encoding glutathione peroxidase, translated to MKIQPAVRRASALLIATALAGAAFAGPRKETRVVTPLLNRTMKSLDGKPVNLADYRGKVLMIVNTASKCGNTPQYAGLEEVYNKYKDRGFVILGFPANNFLSQEPGNDAQIREFCTKNYGVTFPMFSKISVKGKDQDPLYKFLTDKTTDPQFGGDIDWNFAKFLVNRQGQVVARFKAGHKPTEPDVIAAIEHEL